A region from the Cannabis sativa cultivar Pink pepper isolate KNU-18-1 chromosome 9, ASM2916894v1, whole genome shotgun sequence genome encodes:
- the LOC133031381 gene encoding uncharacterized protein LOC133031381 produces MIQPVDEKIKDQTAPTQTSSDKKITDSPAPPQQSPPISIDHHVKIPYPQRLRKTNLDKQFTKFLEVFKRLHINIPFAEALEQMPRYVKFMKEILSKKRKMEDYETVALTEECSAILQKKLPPKLKDPGSFNIPCSIGGSVETKALCDLGASINLMPLSVFKRLGLGKAKPTTVTLQLADRSLTHPRGIIEDVLVKVGKFIFPADFLILDIEEDSTIPIILGRPFLATGRALIDVQKGELKLRVQDEEVSFNVFAPTDIPTWIDLIA; encoded by the exons ATGATACAACCAGTGGATGAAAAGATTAAAGATCAAACAGCACCAACTCAAACATCATCAGATAAGAAGATTACAGATAGTCCAGCACCACCACagcagtctccaccaatcagtattgatcatcatgtgaaaataccctatcctcagagactccgaaagaccaatctagacaagcagttcacaaaatttctagaggtctttaaaagattacacatcaacattccttttgctgaagctttggaacaaatgccccgttatgtgaagtttatgaaagAGATTCtgtcaaagaagagaaaaatggaggactatgaaacagtggcattaactgaggagtgtagcgccattttgcaaaagaaactaccgcccaagcttaaagatccgggtagtttcaatattccatgctctatagggggttcggtggaaactaaagctctatgtgatctgggagcaagcattaatctaatgcccttgtctgtcttcaaaaggctaggattgggaaaagcaaagcccacaacagtgactttacaactagcggatcgttctttgactcatcctcgtgggataattgaagatgtactagtgaaggttggtaagtttatcttccctgctgatttcctaattcttgatatagaggaagattcaactattcccattattttgggaagaccattcttagccacgggtcgagcattaatagatgttcaaaagggggagttaaagttgcgagtgcaagatgaagaggtcagttttaatgtttttgccccaaccgacattcctacctg GATTGACttgatagcttag